Proteins from one Halopseudomonas pelagia genomic window:
- a CDS encoding inactive transglutaminase family protein, with protein sequence MQSINLHLKVLIAILVSLGLAITAYQIYVLDIPVTQDETDDIWSLDARLEFQAVAGTPVKAQMFIPPLDQNYISLNESFISNNYGVSINQTDGNRRVTWSARRASGNQSLYYRLVLTQRYSPEAIEDPAPAPRQPIELEGAEEVAADALIRPIRQTSADIETFVSEAIRRVNDITDDNVKLLLGEDTSPLGKARVLDVLLSNARIPLELVHTVRLESTPNQEPELWLRSHNGERWLYFHPETGQQGIPENRLVWWSGNAPLYNLEGGRQGRVTITLNNSEMNALRLAEMTTENTSSALLEYSLYGLPLHAQQVYRVMIMIPIGVLVILILRNIIGIQTLGTFTPVLISLAFRETDIGWGIVLFTLITALGLSLRSYLEHLKLQMLPRLSVVLTFVVVIIAGITLLGHKLGMEKALSVSLFPMVILTMTIERLSITWEERGGGHSFKVALGTLFAATLAHLLMSVPELAYFVFTFPAVLLILVGFMLAMGRYRGYRLTELVRFKALMTKG encoded by the coding sequence ATGCAATCGATCAATCTGCACCTGAAAGTCCTGATCGCCATCTTGGTCAGCCTGGGTTTGGCCATAACCGCTTACCAAATCTATGTACTGGATATTCCTGTCACCCAGGATGAAACCGACGATATTTGGAGCCTCGATGCCCGACTCGAGTTTCAGGCCGTGGCAGGAACGCCGGTCAAGGCGCAGATGTTCATCCCCCCGCTGGATCAGAATTACATCAGCCTCAACGAGAGCTTCATCTCAAACAATTATGGCGTCAGCATCAACCAGACCGACGGCAATCGCCGGGTAACCTGGTCGGCACGTCGCGCCAGCGGCAACCAGTCCCTTTATTACCGCCTGGTACTGACCCAACGCTATAGCCCCGAAGCCATTGAGGACCCGGCCCCCGCGCCGCGCCAACCCATTGAGCTCGAAGGCGCCGAGGAAGTCGCTGCCGACGCGCTGATTCGCCCTATTCGTCAAACATCAGCGGACATTGAAACCTTCGTCAGCGAGGCTATCCGCCGCGTGAACGACATCACCGATGACAACGTCAAGCTGTTGCTCGGTGAGGACACCTCGCCGCTGGGCAAGGCACGCGTGCTTGATGTACTTCTTTCCAATGCACGCATTCCCCTTGAGCTGGTGCATACCGTGCGACTGGAAAGCACTCCCAACCAGGAGCCCGAGCTCTGGTTGCGTAGCCATAATGGCGAGCGCTGGCTGTACTTCCATCCGGAAACTGGCCAACAGGGCATTCCGGAAAATCGCCTGGTCTGGTGGAGCGGCAACGCCCCGCTGTACAACCTGGAAGGCGGCCGCCAGGGCCGCGTGACCATCACCTTGAATAACAGCGAGATGAATGCATTGCGCTTGGCGGAGATGACTACCGAGAACACCTCGTCGGCGCTGCTGGAATACTCGCTCTATGGCCTGCCGCTGCATGCTCAGCAGGTTTACCGCGTGATGATCATGATCCCTATCGGGGTCCTGGTGATTCTGATCCTGCGTAATATCATCGGCATTCAGACATTGGGTACCTTTACCCCGGTGCTGATCTCGCTGGCCTTCCGCGAAACCGACATTGGCTGGGGTATTGTGCTGTTCACGCTGATCACCGCACTGGGTCTGTCGCTGCGCTCCTACCTTGAACACCTGAAGCTGCAGATGCTGCCTCGTCTCTCTGTGGTCCTGACATTTGTCGTCGTGATCATTGCCGGCATCACCCTGCTGGGTCACAAGCTGGGCATGGAAAAGGCCCTGTCTGTTTCGCTGTTCCCGATGGTGATTCTGACCATGACCATCGAGCGTCTGTCCATCACCTGGGAAGAACGTGGCGGCGGACATTCATTCAAGGTCGCCCTGGGCACCCTGTTTGCTGCCACCCTGGCTCACCTGTTGATGAGCGTGCCGGAGCTGGCCTACTTCGTCTTCACCTTCCCGGCCGTGCTGCTGATCCTGGTGGGCTTCATGCTGGCCATGGGTCGCTACCGCGGTTACCGCCTGACCGAACTGGTGCGCTTCAAAGCACTGATGACCAAGGGCTGA
- a CDS encoding SDR family oxidoreductase, producing MNLDLSGKRALVCGASQGLGEACARQLAEQGAEVILLARNEANLLKVQQSLSVDQGQQHSVIAVDASDVAALSAAVAAQLQRGLVHIWVNNTGGPAPGPANAAEPEAFASAFNQHLVSAQHLLQLLLPGMREAGYGRILNVLSTSVKAPIANLGVSNSIRAAMANWAKTLAGELGSQGITVNNVLPGLTKTARLDSLIGHIAQSSGRTVEQVAEGMKATIPVRRFAEPEEFANAVGFLASPAAAYINGINVPVDGGSTASL from the coding sequence ATGAATCTGGATCTTTCGGGAAAGCGCGCGCTGGTATGTGGCGCGAGTCAGGGCCTTGGCGAAGCTTGTGCGCGTCAGTTGGCGGAGCAGGGCGCTGAAGTGATCCTGCTGGCCCGCAATGAGGCAAATTTGTTGAAAGTGCAGCAAAGCCTGTCGGTGGACCAGGGGCAGCAGCACAGCGTAATCGCGGTGGATGCGTCTGACGTGGCCGCGCTCAGCGCCGCCGTCGCGGCACAGTTGCAGCGCGGCCTGGTGCATATCTGGGTCAACAATACCGGTGGGCCAGCGCCGGGACCGGCCAATGCCGCTGAGCCGGAAGCCTTTGCATCAGCGTTCAATCAGCATCTGGTCAGCGCCCAGCATCTGTTGCAGCTGTTGTTGCCGGGTATGCGCGAGGCCGGCTATGGCCGCATTCTCAATGTCTTGTCTACGTCGGTTAAGGCGCCCATTGCCAATCTTGGCGTGTCCAACAGCATTCGCGCGGCGATGGCCAATTGGGCGAAAACGTTGGCGGGTGAGTTGGGTAGTCAGGGGATAACGGTTAATAACGTATTGCCCGGACTAACCAAAACCGCAAGGCTGGACAGCCTCATCGGGCATATCGCCCAGTCGAGCGGCCGGACGGTGGAGCAGGTGGCGGAGGGCATGAAGGCGACCATACCAGTCCGGCGTTTCGCCGAACCGGAAGAGTTCGCCAATGCGGTGGGCTTTCTCGCTTCGCCCGCCGCGGCCTATATCAATGGTATCAACGTGCCGGTCGATGGCGGCAGCACCGCCAGCCTTTAG
- a CDS encoding ATP-grasp fold amidoligase family protein, with product MEDLPRATMDKVVYRLCVEFICFLKDHIPESLHYQWRYFRAHGRLCNFQNPRRFSEKIYHRMRFPLPDFSRLADKVAVRDYVRDTVGDQFNVPLYIAVTKVVPELFDALPSAFVMKCNNACGATRVVLDKASEDIQSLVDLANSWLQRDFSRCNGERHYRSIAPQILFEKALLIDGRPAADYKVHVFNPAEGDAYCFMQVIGDRFGQITQNLYSTDWMGTAFKLGGSLPPSTCPSITLPPAQLPQMLDAAKRLAQPFGYCRVDFYVHDGGVYVGELTFTPGAGRCVFHPVKWDRMLGAKFRWPETLEMPSPSSGIPMSGVPDGQSSGEQQLA from the coding sequence ATGGAAGATTTACCGCGCGCTACCATGGATAAGGTTGTTTACCGGTTATGTGTCGAGTTCATCTGCTTCCTCAAAGATCATATTCCCGAGTCGTTACACTACCAATGGCGCTATTTCCGCGCGCATGGGCGTCTATGCAACTTCCAGAACCCGCGTCGATTTTCAGAAAAAATCTATCATCGCATGCGCTTTCCCCTCCCGGATTTTTCCCGGTTGGCGGACAAGGTGGCGGTGCGTGACTATGTCCGTGACACGGTTGGCGATCAGTTCAATGTGCCGCTTTACATCGCTGTGACTAAAGTAGTGCCGGAGCTATTTGATGCTTTGCCGAGCGCTTTTGTCATGAAGTGCAACAATGCCTGCGGCGCCACGCGAGTGGTGCTGGATAAGGCGTCGGAGGACATCCAGTCTCTGGTAGACCTGGCCAATAGCTGGCTGCAACGGGATTTTTCACGCTGTAATGGCGAGAGGCACTACCGCAGCATTGCGCCACAGATTCTGTTCGAAAAGGCTCTGCTGATTGATGGTCGACCGGCTGCTGATTACAAGGTCCACGTGTTCAATCCTGCCGAAGGCGACGCCTATTGCTTTATGCAGGTCATAGGTGATCGGTTCGGCCAGATTACGCAAAATCTGTATTCGACGGACTGGATGGGCACTGCCTTCAAACTCGGTGGAAGCTTGCCGCCGAGCACCTGCCCCAGTATCACCCTGCCTCCTGCACAGTTGCCGCAGATGCTGGACGCGGCAAAGCGTCTGGCTCAGCCGTTTGGCTACTGCCGGGTGGACTTCTACGTCCATGATGGAGGCGTCTATGTGGGGGAGCTGACATTTACCCCGGGGGCCGGCAGATGCGTTTTTCATCCGGTGAAGTGGGATCGGATGTTGGGCGCGAAGTTCCGGTGGCCAGAAACGCTGGAAATGCCGTCTCCCTCAAGCGGTATACCCATGTCTGGGGTGCCCGACGGGCAATCAAGCGGTGAACAGCAACTGGCATGA
- a CDS encoding GntR family transcriptional regulator — protein sequence MAEAEQDLPTLTLSDGAFQRIQTAIVKGEIAPGTRISEQYLSTTFGIGRGPLREAIRRLEGRRLVVRIPHAGVRVVSLSYAELIELYHVREALEGMACRQAAENMTEAEIAGLREVLATHEKHSGLKANESYYQQEGDLDIHYLIIHGSKNRTLADMLCGDLYHLVRMYRYRFSTTPKRPQQAFAEHHRIIEAIADRDGELAEMLMRRHISASRRNIERRMQEQSAASTSSGGIV from the coding sequence ATGGCTGAAGCAGAACAGGATTTGCCTACTCTGACGCTCTCTGATGGCGCTTTTCAGCGTATTCAGACGGCGATCGTCAAAGGCGAGATTGCGCCAGGCACACGGATCAGTGAGCAGTACCTGTCGACTACCTTTGGTATTGGCCGTGGCCCGCTACGCGAGGCTATCCGCCGGCTTGAAGGGCGACGGCTAGTGGTCCGCATTCCGCACGCCGGTGTGCGTGTGGTATCGCTGAGCTACGCTGAATTGATCGAGCTGTATCACGTGCGTGAAGCGCTGGAAGGTATGGCATGCCGCCAGGCTGCGGAAAACATGACCGAGGCAGAAATTGCCGGGCTGCGCGAGGTGCTGGCCACTCACGAGAAGCACAGTGGGTTGAAGGCCAACGAGTCCTACTACCAGCAAGAAGGTGATCTGGATATCCATTACCTGATCATCCATGGCAGCAAGAACCGCACTCTGGCCGATATGCTCTGCGGCGACCTTTATCATCTGGTGCGCATGTACCGCTACCGTTTCTCTACCACACCCAAACGACCGCAACAGGCGTTTGCCGAACACCACCGCATTATCGAGGCCATTGCTGATCGCGATGGCGAACTCGCGGAAATGCTGATGCGCCGTCATATCAGCGCCTCACGCCGCAACATTGAGCGTCGCATGCAAGAGCAGAGCGCCGCGTCCACATCCTCAGGAGGGATAGTCTGA
- the prpC gene encoding 2-methylcitrate synthase — translation MAEAKKLSGAGLRGQVAGKTALSTVGQTGSGLTYRGYDVKDLAANCQFEEVAHLILKGELPTKAELDAYKTKLKGLRGLPKALKDVLELIPKNAHPMDVMRTGCSMLGNLETEASFDQQQDATDRLLAAFPSIICYWYRFSHDGVRIDENTDDNSVGAHFLHMLRGEKPNALHEATMNVSLILYAEHEFNASTFTARVCASTLSDMHSCVTAAIGSLRGPLHGGANEAAMDMIERFTSADHAEKEMLGMLERKEKIMGFGHAIYSTSDPRNEIIKQWSEKLAKDVGDTVLYPVSVRCEEVMWREKKLFCNADFFHASAYHFMGIPTKLFTPIFVMSRLTGWAAHVMEQRADNRIIRPSAEYVGVAPRTVEPIESR, via the coding sequence ATGGCTGAAGCAAAAAAATTGAGTGGCGCTGGCCTGCGTGGCCAGGTCGCTGGCAAGACCGCATTGTCTACCGTCGGACAAACCGGCTCGGGTCTGACCTATCGTGGTTACGATGTGAAGGATCTTGCGGCTAACTGCCAGTTTGAAGAAGTGGCGCACCTTATTCTCAAGGGCGAATTGCCCACCAAGGCCGAGCTGGACGCGTACAAGACCAAGCTCAAGGGGCTGCGTGGCCTGCCCAAGGCGCTGAAGGATGTGCTTGAGCTCATTCCCAAGAATGCCCATCCGATGGATGTGATGCGCACCGGTTGCTCAATGCTCGGCAACCTGGAAACAGAAGCCAGCTTCGATCAGCAGCAGGACGCCACTGACCGTCTACTTGCTGCGTTTCCGTCAATCATCTGCTACTGGTATCGCTTCAGCCACGACGGCGTGCGTATCGATGAGAATACCGATGACAATTCGGTTGGTGCGCACTTCCTGCACATGTTGCGCGGCGAGAAGCCCAACGCGTTGCATGAAGCAACCATGAACGTGTCGCTGATCCTCTACGCCGAACACGAATTCAATGCCTCGACCTTCACCGCTCGCGTCTGCGCCTCGACCCTGTCGGATATGCACAGCTGCGTTACTGCGGCGATCGGTTCCCTGCGTGGCCCGCTGCATGGCGGTGCCAATGAAGCGGCGATGGACATGATCGAGCGCTTTACCAGTGCCGATCACGCCGAGAAGGAAATGCTCGGCATGCTCGAGCGCAAGGAAAAGATCATGGGCTTTGGCCACGCGATCTACAGCACCAGCGACCCGCGCAACGAGATCATCAAACAATGGTCCGAAAAACTCGCCAAGGACGTCGGCGATACCGTGCTGTATCCGGTTTCAGTGCGTTGCGAAGAAGTGATGTGGCGCGAGAAGAAACTGTTCTGTAACGCCGACTTCTTCCACGCTTCGGCCTACCATTTCATGGGTATCCCGACCAAATTGTTCACGCCGATCTTTGTCATGAGCCGCCTGACTGGCTGGGCTGCACACGTTATGGAGCAGCGCGCAGACAACCGCATCATTCGCCCGAGCGCCGAGTATGTAGGCGTAGCACCGCGCACAGTCGAGCCGATAGAGAGTCGTTGA
- the prpF gene encoding 2-methylaconitate cis-trans isomerase PrpF, whose product MAHRPQIRIPATYMRGGTSKGVFFRLQDLPEAAQQPGAARDNLLLRVIGSPDPYGKQTDGMGGATSSTSKTVILAKSAQPEHDVDYLFGQVSIDTAFVDWSGNCGNLSAAVGAFAIAGGLVASDRIPQDGIAVVRIWQSNIGKTIIAHVPMTGGEVQETGDFELDGVTFPAAEVQVEFLDPADDGDGDGGGAMFPTGNLVDELDVPGVGKLQATMINAGIPTIFIKAQDVGYNGTELQEAINGDPAALLKFETIRAHGAVRMGLIKHVDEAASRQHTPKVAFVAKPADYVSSSGKQVTAADTDLLVRALSMGKLHHAMMGTAAVAIGTAAAIPGTLVNLAAGGGDRTAVVFGHPSGTLRVGAEAKQVGGEWTVKKAVMSRSARVLMEGWVRVPGDCL is encoded by the coding sequence ATGGCCCATAGGCCCCAGATTAGAATTCCTGCCACCTATATGCGTGGTGGCACAAGCAAGGGGGTATTTTTCCGCTTGCAGGATCTACCGGAAGCAGCTCAGCAACCAGGCGCTGCGCGTGACAACCTGTTGCTACGCGTAATCGGCAGTCCCGACCCTTACGGCAAGCAGACCGACGGCATGGGCGGGGCGACGTCCAGTACCAGCAAGACGGTTATTCTGGCGAAAAGCGCGCAGCCCGAGCACGACGTGGACTACCTGTTCGGGCAGGTCTCGATCGATACTGCTTTCGTGGATTGGAGCGGCAACTGCGGCAACCTCTCTGCCGCGGTGGGCGCATTTGCTATCGCTGGGGGGCTGGTTGCCAGTGATCGGATACCGCAAGACGGCATCGCCGTCGTGCGCATCTGGCAGAGCAATATCGGCAAAACCATTATTGCCCATGTGCCGATGACCGGCGGTGAGGTGCAAGAGACCGGTGACTTCGAACTGGATGGTGTGACCTTTCCGGCGGCGGAGGTGCAGGTCGAGTTTCTGGATCCGGCTGATGACGGTGATGGGGACGGCGGCGGCGCGATGTTCCCGACCGGCAATCTGGTCGATGAGCTGGATGTACCTGGTGTTGGCAAGCTGCAGGCAACCATGATTAATGCCGGGATTCCGACGATATTTATCAAAGCTCAGGATGTTGGTTACAACGGCACCGAGTTGCAGGAAGCCATCAATGGCGATCCGGCAGCCTTGCTCAAATTCGAAACCATCCGCGCCCATGGCGCGGTGCGCATGGGATTGATCAAGCATGTGGATGAGGCGGCCAGCCGCCAACATACGCCCAAGGTCGCTTTCGTGGCCAAACCGGCGGATTATGTGTCGTCCAGCGGCAAGCAGGTGACAGCCGCAGATACCGATCTGCTGGTGCGTGCGTTGTCCATGGGCAAATTGCACCATGCGATGATGGGAACGGCTGCAGTCGCCATTGGTACCGCAGCGGCGATACCCGGCACGCTAGTCAATCTAGCCGCCGGTGGCGGCGACCGGACTGCGGTGGTTTTCGGTCATCCCTCAGGTACCTTGCGCGTCGGCGCTGAAGCCAAGCAGGTTGGCGGTGAGTGGACGGTGAAAAAGGCTGTTATGAGTCGCAGTGCTCGGGTGCTGATGGAAGGTTGGGTGCGGGTGCCAGGCGACTGCCTGTAA
- the acnD gene encoding Fe/S-dependent 2-methylisocitrate dehydratase AcnD: protein MNSQYRKALPGTQLDYFDTREAVDAIQPGAYDKLPYTSRIHAENLVRRCEPSMLTESLKQFIERRRDLDFPWFPARVVCHDILGQTALVDLAGLRDAIAEKGGDPAKVNPVVPTQLIVDHSLAVEHAGFEKDAFEKNRAIEDRRNDDRFHFINWTKTAFKNVDVIPPGNGIMHQINLEKMSPVVQVVDGVAFPDTCVGTDSHTPMVDALGVISVGVGGLEAESVMLGRASWMRLPDIIGVELTGKLQPGITSTDLVLALTAFLRKERVVGAYLEFYGEGASNLTVGDRATISNMTPEYGATAAMFYIDEQTVEYLKLTGREDDQVKLVEQYAREAGLWADTLTNAEYERVLRFDLTSVPRTLAGPSNPHALLPTSELAARGISGVVENEEGKMPDGAVIIAAITSCTNTSNPRNMIAAGLIARNANKLGLTRKPWVKSSLAPGSKTVKMYLEEADLLGELENLGFGVVAFACTTCNGMSGALDPVIQKEVVERDLYATAVLSGNRNFDGRIHPYAKQAFLASPPLVVAYAIAGTIRFDIEKDVLGHDQQGNPIMLKDIWPSDEEINAIVKTSVKPEQYREVYIPMFDITREAQNINPLYEWRPQSTYIRRPPYWEGALAGERSLTGMRALAVLGDNITTDHLSPSNAIMLDSAAGAYLHKMGVPEVDFNSYATHRGDHLTAQRATFANPKLLNEMVMENGQIKQGSLARIEPEGKVTRMWEAIETYMERKQPLIIIAGADYGQGSSRDWAAKGVRLAGVEAIAAEGFERIHRTNLLGMGVLPLEFLPGTTRKTLGIDGTETFDVTGDIKPRGRMTLVINRRDGERVEVPVTCRLDTQEEVSIFDAGGILQRFAQDFLEAEPDMVAPA from the coding sequence ATGAATAGCCAATACCGCAAGGCCCTACCCGGCACGCAACTGGATTACTTCGATACCCGTGAAGCGGTCGATGCGATCCAGCCGGGCGCGTACGACAAGTTGCCCTACACCTCACGGATTCACGCGGAAAACCTGGTGCGTCGCTGTGAGCCGTCGATGCTCACCGAGTCGCTCAAGCAGTTTATTGAGCGCCGCCGGGATCTGGATTTTCCCTGGTTTCCGGCGCGAGTCGTCTGTCACGACATTCTCGGCCAGACCGCGCTGGTCGATCTCGCCGGTCTGCGAGATGCCATTGCCGAGAAGGGTGGTGATCCAGCCAAGGTCAATCCGGTAGTGCCGACTCAGTTGATTGTCGATCACTCACTGGCCGTCGAGCATGCTGGCTTCGAGAAGGATGCTTTCGAGAAGAACCGCGCCATTGAAGATCGCCGCAATGATGACCGCTTTCACTTTATCAACTGGACCAAGACGGCGTTCAAGAATGTCGACGTGATCCCGCCCGGTAACGGCATCATGCATCAGATCAACCTGGAGAAGATGTCGCCGGTGGTGCAGGTGGTTGATGGCGTGGCCTTTCCTGATACCTGTGTGGGTACCGATAGTCACACGCCCATGGTCGATGCGCTGGGCGTAATCTCCGTTGGTGTCGGCGGCCTGGAAGCAGAAAGCGTGATGCTGGGGCGTGCTTCCTGGATGCGTCTGCCGGATATTATCGGCGTGGAGCTGACCGGCAAACTGCAGCCCGGCATTACCAGCACCGATCTGGTGTTGGCACTCACTGCGTTTTTGCGCAAGGAGCGGGTAGTCGGTGCTTATCTCGAGTTCTATGGCGAGGGTGCGTCGAATCTGACCGTGGGTGACCGCGCGACCATCTCCAACATGACGCCGGAGTACGGCGCTACGGCGGCGATGTTCTATATCGATGAGCAGACCGTCGAATACCTCAAGCTGACCGGCCGTGAAGACGATCAGGTCAAGCTGGTGGAGCAATATGCCCGTGAAGCCGGTCTGTGGGCAGACACCCTGACCAATGCCGAGTACGAGCGGGTTCTGCGCTTCGACCTGACCAGCGTGCCACGCACCCTGGCCGGACCGTCGAATCCGCATGCCTTGCTGCCGACATCCGAGCTGGCCGCACGTGGTATCAGCGGTGTGGTCGAGAATGAAGAGGGCAAGATGCCCGATGGCGCGGTCATCATCGCGGCGATTACCAGCTGCACCAACACCAGCAACCCGCGCAACATGATTGCCGCCGGCCTGATTGCGCGTAATGCCAACAAGCTGGGCCTGACTCGCAAGCCCTGGGTGAAATCTTCGCTGGCACCGGGCTCCAAGACGGTGAAAATGTACCTGGAAGAAGCCGATCTGCTCGGCGAGCTGGAAAATCTCGGCTTCGGCGTGGTCGCTTTCGCCTGCACCACCTGCAACGGCATGAGCGGCGCGCTGGATCCGGTGATTCAGAAAGAAGTGGTTGAGCGTGATCTGTACGCCACAGCGGTACTCTCCGGGAACCGCAACTTCGATGGTCGTATCCACCCCTATGCCAAGCAGGCGTTTCTGGCTTCACCGCCGCTGGTGGTGGCCTATGCGATTGCAGGGACCATCCGTTTCGATATCGAAAAGGACGTGCTTGGCCACGACCAGCAGGGCAATCCGATCATGCTCAAGGACATCTGGCCCAGTGACGAGGAAATCAACGCTATCGTCAAGACCAGCGTCAAGCCAGAGCAATACCGTGAAGTCTATATCCCGATGTTCGACATCACCCGAGAAGCGCAGAACATCAACCCGCTTTACGAGTGGCGGCCACAGAGCACCTATATTCGCCGTCCGCCCTATTGGGAAGGCGCGCTGGCCGGTGAGCGCTCACTGACCGGTATGCGTGCGCTGGCGGTCTTGGGTGACAACATCACTACCGACCACCTGTCGCCGTCCAACGCTATCATGCTGGATAGCGCCGCCGGCGCCTACCTGCACAAGATGGGCGTGCCGGAAGTCGATTTCAATTCCTACGCCACTCACCGTGGTGACCATCTGACTGCCCAGCGCGCGACCTTTGCCAATCCCAAGCTGCTTAACGAAATGGTGATGGAAAACGGCCAGATCAAGCAGGGTTCTCTGGCGCGGATCGAGCCTGAAGGCAAGGTCACACGCATGTGGGAGGCGATTGAAACCTACATGGAGCGCAAACAGCCACTGATCATTATTGCCGGCGCCGATTACGGTCAAGGTTCATCCCGCGACTGGGCGGCCAAGGGTGTGCGTTTGGCGGGTGTGGAGGCGATTGCCGCCGAAGGTTTCGAGCGTATTCACCGCACCAACCTGCTGGGTATGGGTGTGTTGCCGCTGGAGTTTTTGCCGGGTACGACGCGCAAGACGCTAGGCATCGACGGGACTGAAACCTTCGACGTCACCGGTGATATCAAGCCGCGTGGCCGCATGACACTGGTCATCAATCGTCGTGATGGCGAGCGGGTAGAGGTGCCGGTGACCTGCCGGCTGGATACCCAGGAAGAGGTGTCGATTTTTGATGCGGGCGGCATATTGCAGCGTTTTGCTCAGGATTTTCTTGAGGCAGAGCCTGACATGGTGGCTCCTGCGTAA
- the folD gene encoding bifunctional methylenetetrahydrofolate dehydrogenase/methenyltetrahydrofolate cyclohydrolase FolD, with product MNAKLIDGKQIAASIRQNIALKVAERKEHGLRLPGLAVILVGQDPASQVYVSHKRKDCEEVGFISHSYDLPADTQQDTLLELIDTLNDDPSIDGILVQLPLPAHLDSSLLLERIRPDKDVDGFHPFNIGRLAQRMPLLRPCTPFGIMRLLQSTGADLYGMNALVVGASNIVGRPMALELLLGGCTTTVAHRFTKNLAEHVGRADLLVVAVGKPGIVKGEWVKPGAIVIDVGINRTDDGRLTGDVEFGPAAERAGWITPVPGGVGPMTRACLLENTLYACEYLHP from the coding sequence ATGAACGCCAAACTCATCGACGGCAAGCAGATCGCTGCCTCCATCCGACAGAATATCGCGCTGAAAGTCGCCGAACGCAAGGAACACGGCCTCAGGCTTCCCGGTCTTGCGGTGATTCTGGTTGGCCAGGACCCCGCCTCCCAGGTCTATGTCAGTCATAAACGCAAGGATTGCGAAGAAGTGGGCTTTATCTCCCATTCGTACGACCTGCCTGCTGATACCCAGCAGGACACCCTCCTGGAGCTGATCGACACGCTGAATGACGATCCGTCCATTGATGGCATCCTCGTACAGCTACCGTTACCGGCGCATCTGGACTCATCTTTGCTGCTGGAGCGGATTCGTCCAGACAAGGATGTGGATGGTTTCCACCCGTTCAACATTGGCCGCCTGGCCCAGCGCATGCCACTGCTACGCCCGTGCACGCCCTTCGGCATCATGCGGCTGCTGCAGAGCACCGGTGCGGACCTGTATGGCATGAATGCGTTGGTGGTAGGCGCCTCGAATATCGTTGGCCGGCCCATGGCGTTGGAGTTACTGCTGGGCGGTTGCACGACTACCGTCGCCCACCGCTTCACCAAGAATCTGGCTGAACACGTCGGCCGCGCTGACCTGCTGGTGGTGGCGGTAGGCAAGCCGGGCATTGTCAAAGGTGAGTGGGTAAAACCTGGCGCTATCGTGATTGATGTCGGCATCAATCGTACCGACGACGGTCGCCTGACCGGCGATGTGGAATTCGGCCCGGCTGCGGAACGCGCTGGCTGGATTACACCCGTACCCGGCGGCGTAGGCCCGATGACCCGCGCCTGCCTGCTGGAAAACACGCTTTACGCCTGCGAGTACCTGCATCCCTGA
- the prpB gene encoding methylisocitrate lyase, translated as MSKTPGQRFRDAVAEEHPLQVVGAINANHALLAKRAGFKAIYLSGGGVAAGSLGLPDLGITGLDDVLTDVRRITDVCDLPLLVDVDTGFGSSAFNVARTVKSMIKFGAAAMHIEDQVGAKRCGHRPNKEIVSQQEMVDRIKAAVDARTDDSFVIMARTDALAVEGLESALDRAAACIEAGADMIFPEAITELDMYKLFASKVKAPILANITEFGATPLYTTDELASADVSLVLYPLSAFRAMNKAAENVYTAIRRDGTQQNVIDTMQTRMELYDRIDYHVFEQKLDALFAQKKS; from the coding sequence ATGTCGAAAACCCCGGGCCAACGTTTCCGCGATGCGGTTGCCGAAGAACATCCATTGCAGGTGGTCGGCGCGATCAATGCCAACCATGCGCTGCTGGCCAAGCGTGCCGGCTTCAAGGCGATCTACCTGTCCGGCGGTGGAGTGGCCGCAGGCTCTCTGGGTTTGCCGGACCTGGGCATTACCGGCCTGGATGATGTGCTGACTGATGTGCGGCGCATCACCGACGTCTGCGATCTGCCGCTGCTGGTTGACGTGGATACCGGCTTTGGTTCCAGCGCCTTCAACGTGGCGCGTACGGTCAAGTCGATGATCAAGTTCGGCGCCGCTGCCATGCATATCGAGGATCAGGTCGGTGCCAAGCGTTGCGGCCATCGCCCGAACAAGGAAATCGTCAGCCAGCAGGAGATGGTTGATCGCATCAAGGCGGCGGTGGATGCCCGTACCGACGACAGCTTTGTGATCATGGCGCGTACCGATGCGCTGGCGGTGGAAGGCCTGGAGTCGGCGCTGGATCGTGCAGCGGCCTGTATCGAAGCCGGGGCGGACATGATCTTCCCCGAGGCGATCACCGAGCTGGACATGTACAAGCTGTTCGCTTCCAAGGTCAAGGCGCCGATCCTGGCCAATATCACCGAGTTTGGTGCGACACCTTTATATACCACCGACGAGCTGGCCTCGGCCGACGTCTCTCTAGTGCTGTATCCGCTGTCGGCCTTCCGCGCGATGAACAAGGCTGCGGAAAATGTCTATACCGCCATCCGCCGCGACGGCACGCAACAGAATGTCATCGATACCATGCAGACTCGTATGGAGCTGTATGACCGTATCGATTACCACGTCTTCGAGCAGAAGCTTGATGCACTGTTCGCGCAGAAAAAATCCTGA